In Pseudobythopirellula maris, a single window of DNA contains:
- a CDS encoding J domain-containing protein, with product MTESDSEPPGAPEPEPHWDLLPHDPLGFFGLAEGFDQKDLKRSYNRLIRRYKPEKAPEEFQQIRAAYERLDNQLRYGTQTDHDREAFETSSRAWSAAAADRPGENRGAADGSASTRSKPAEKPLAERLRSESPRAVYQELAAKKAKSPYDYFALATLADLCEPNKPLRYPQWLLAGLREHHHDHGLYNLLQSYLAAAHADASLVELLVAVSEATGDDRFYPLTEAAWETLLRSVNEGQHAPGLFVQTLERCAANLRGAAEGNKIAFGIRVARSALWSRDPATADWALKTLDSIEANFASAPPWLEYDFELLMVVVQYLHQRDSFVAGDALRQSLDAALETFFTTPFPVCDHAVVERQLALLADPDRLMAAFPLKEGDDPSRAFFALWNWVGNEVAQRQGAEEMEEPESRRWVNPLREMLSRCESKMGATSRGVIWNFSNLIFWAVHIAVWTISIAMSIAIAVTIAEKYRQHVNDVLVIIGALTLSAVGSLYISLKFISPRWEPYHRKTAQHFYKLYWRREALDFFTRSRMGYWLMRDILQRLAPQSFSTSQWVASWVNQDYALAMHAQACRFEV from the coding sequence GTGACTGAATCCGACAGCGAACCCCCAGGCGCCCCGGAGCCCGAACCCCATTGGGACTTGTTGCCGCACGACCCGCTCGGTTTCTTTGGGCTCGCCGAGGGCTTTGATCAGAAGGACCTCAAGCGCAGCTACAACCGGCTGATCCGCCGCTACAAGCCGGAAAAGGCGCCCGAGGAGTTCCAGCAGATCCGCGCGGCGTACGAGCGGCTCGACAACCAGTTGCGTTACGGGACCCAAACCGATCACGACCGCGAGGCGTTCGAGACGAGCAGCCGGGCGTGGTCGGCCGCGGCGGCCGACCGGCCGGGCGAGAACCGCGGCGCGGCCGATGGCTCCGCGTCCACGCGCAGCAAGCCCGCCGAGAAGCCGCTCGCCGAGCGGCTCCGCAGCGAGTCGCCCAGGGCGGTGTACCAGGAGCTCGCGGCTAAGAAGGCGAAATCGCCGTACGATTACTTCGCCCTGGCCACACTCGCCGACCTGTGCGAGCCCAACAAGCCGCTGCGTTACCCCCAATGGTTGCTGGCGGGGCTGCGCGAGCACCACCACGACCACGGCTTGTACAACCTGCTGCAGAGCTACTTGGCCGCCGCCCACGCCGATGCGTCGCTTGTCGAATTGCTAGTCGCGGTTTCCGAGGCGACCGGCGACGACCGCTTCTACCCTCTGACCGAGGCGGCCTGGGAGACGTTGCTGCGCAGCGTCAACGAAGGCCAGCACGCGCCGGGCCTGTTCGTCCAAACCCTGGAGCGCTGCGCGGCCAACCTGCGCGGCGCCGCCGAGGGGAACAAGATCGCCTTCGGCATCCGCGTCGCGCGGTCGGCCCTGTGGAGCCGCGACCCGGCCACGGCCGACTGGGCTCTGAAGACGCTCGATTCGATCGAGGCCAACTTCGCGTCGGCGCCGCCGTGGTTGGAGTACGACTTCGAACTGCTGATGGTCGTGGTGCAATACCTCCATCAGCGAGACTCCTTCGTCGCGGGCGACGCGCTGCGTCAGTCGCTCGACGCCGCACTCGAGACCTTCTTCACGACTCCCTTCCCCGTGTGCGACCACGCCGTGGTTGAACGGCAGCTCGCCCTGCTCGCCGACCCCGACCGGCTGATGGCGGCGTTCCCCTTGAAGGAAGGCGACGACCCCTCGCGGGCGTTCTTCGCGCTGTGGAACTGGGTCGGCAACGAGGTCGCCCAGCGTCAGGGCGCCGAGGAGATGGAGGAGCCCGAGTCACGCCGCTGGGTGAACCCGCTGCGCGAGATGCTCTCCCGTTGTGAGAGCAAGATGGGCGCGACCAGCCGGGGGGTGATCTGGAATTTCTCCAATCTGATTTTCTGGGCAGTCCATATCGCGGTCTGGACAATTAGCATTGCGATGTCCATCGCGATCGCAGTGACGATCGCTGAAAAATATCGTCAGCATGTTAATGACGTGCTCGTCATTATAGGAGCGCTCACTCTCTCGGCGGTCGGTAGTCTCTATATCTCTTTAAAATTCATTTCTCCGCGCTGGGAGCCTTACCACCGCAAGACGGCCCAGCACTTTTACAAGCTCTATTGGCGACGCGAGGCGCTCGACTTCTTCACGCGCAGCCGGATGGGCTACTGGCTGATGCGCGACATCCTGCAGCGTCTGGCGCCGCAGTCGTTTTCCACCTCGCAGTGGGTCGCGTCGTGGGTCAACCAAGACTACGCCCTGGCGATGCACGCGCAGGCGTGCCGGTTTGAGGTGTAG
- the mgtE gene encoding magnesium transporter, with translation MTEAETDTPAEVDLGDLVREGGAAELAAYVEELDARETARAICELEPEEQTMLLSRLGPEQAGEVLETLPDVTATEAIESLPAETAAAILHELPSDDQADLYKSLDSIDAAAILAELDSDEAERITELASYPDDTAGGLLATEVVALRDIASVGRTVERLRGDADRLRRLDIQYAYVVAKGRRLVGVLRLRDLLLAEDDTKLETIMIREPLSIPADMPLAELETFFDDHAFLGVPVVDGEGRLVGAVSRVAVDEATQDQATSDYRRSMGVVVEELRTMPTLRRSRLRLAWLSINIVLNVVAASVIAAYQETLSQVITLAVFLPIISDMSGCSGNQAVAVSMRELSLGLIRPNEWLRVWGKEAAVGVINGLALGLLIGLVSGFYDGNVWMGLVVGSALAANTLLAVLLGGVLPLALKQMKVDPALASGPILTTVTDMCGFFLVLSLAALMISRLVG, from the coding sequence ATGACCGAAGCCGAGACTGACACCCCCGCCGAAGTCGATCTGGGAGACCTGGTGCGTGAGGGGGGCGCCGCCGAGCTGGCCGCTTACGTCGAGGAGCTCGACGCCCGCGAGACCGCCCGCGCGATCTGTGAGCTCGAGCCCGAGGAGCAGACAATGCTGCTCAGCCGCCTGGGCCCCGAGCAGGCGGGCGAGGTGCTCGAAACGTTGCCCGACGTGACGGCCACCGAGGCGATCGAGTCGTTGCCGGCCGAGACGGCCGCCGCCATCCTGCACGAGCTGCCGAGCGACGACCAGGCCGACCTCTACAAGTCGCTCGACTCGATCGACGCAGCCGCCATCCTGGCCGAGCTCGACAGCGACGAAGCGGAGCGGATCACCGAGCTCGCCTCGTACCCGGACGACACGGCGGGCGGGCTGTTGGCGACCGAGGTCGTGGCGCTGCGCGACATCGCCAGCGTTGGCCGCACCGTCGAGCGACTGCGCGGCGACGCCGACCGGCTGCGGCGGCTCGACATCCAGTACGCCTACGTCGTGGCCAAGGGCCGCCGGCTGGTGGGCGTGCTGCGGCTGCGCGACCTGCTGCTGGCCGAGGACGACACGAAGCTCGAGACGATCATGATCCGCGAGCCTTTGAGCATCCCGGCCGATATGCCGCTCGCCGAGCTAGAGACGTTCTTCGACGACCACGCGTTCCTCGGGGTGCCGGTCGTCGACGGCGAGGGGCGGCTCGTCGGCGCGGTGAGCCGCGTGGCGGTCGACGAGGCCACGCAGGACCAAGCCACCAGCGACTACCGCCGCTCGATGGGCGTGGTGGTCGAGGAGCTGCGCACGATGCCCACGCTGCGCCGCAGCCGGCTGCGTTTGGCGTGGCTGTCGATCAACATCGTGCTGAACGTGGTGGCCGCGAGTGTGATCGCCGCCTACCAGGAGACGCTCAGCCAGGTGATCACGCTGGCGGTTTTTCTGCCGATCATCAGCGACATGAGCGGCTGCAGCGGCAACCAGGCGGTGGCCGTGAGCATGCGCGAGCTCTCGCTCGGACTGATCCGGCCGAACGAGTGGCTGCGTGTGTGGGGCAAAGAGGCGGCCGTCGGCGTGATCAACGGCCTGGCGCTAGGACTGCTGATCGGCCTGGTGAGCGGCTTCTACGACGGCAACGTATGGATGGGCTTGGTGGTGGGCTCCGCGCTGGCGGCCAACACGCTCTTGGCGGTGCTGCTCGGCGGCGTGCTGCCGCTCGCGCTCAAGCAGATGAAGGTCGACCCCGCGTTGGCCTCGGGCCCGATCCTCACCACGGTGACCGACATGTGCGGTTTCTTCCTGGTGCTGAGCCTGGCGGCGCTGATGATCTCAAGGCTGGTGGGGTGA
- a CDS encoding Hsp70 family protein, whose amino-acid sequence MTAPILGIDLGTTNSLCAVFEDGKPRLVSNSVGDYLTPSVVGVLEDGSIVVGAAARELRVTRPERCASCFKRLMGTDQTIELPGHRFSAVDLSSLVLASLRDDAQKEIDGRVTDAVITVPAYFNDAQRRATRQAGELAGLHVRRVVNEPTAAALMYGFHDRQAEKTLLVIDLGGGTFDVTLMEVFEGTLEIISTAGESMLGGEDFTDRLVAELLKTQGLRLETAELQRPLQVARLRQQCEAAKRELASAEQARVALPDESGLVADDAKTVRIDRKAFAKAVRPLLDRLAVSINRALRDGRHEATQVDDVILVGGATRMPALRDHVAQLLGHEPQCEHDPDQVVCLGAAVQAALIADDRAVDDMVMTDVCPYTLGIETVKELGGQVRDGYFTPILHRNTTIPVSREEPFATVAPNQREMRIKVFQGDHRKVEQNLLLGELEVTGIPAGPPGQTVYIRFSYDLNGILEVEAYPAGSDQKFRTVLTQHSSDLSEEEQREALARLQALKYYPREDMAKQRLLRLSERVVGEVSPFQRDALEQAIDGFEAALNSSDRELVEGAEQALLQVLSMLGIDPPSEEAADG is encoded by the coding sequence GTGACCGCACCGATCCTGGGAATCGATCTAGGCACCACCAACTCGTTGTGCGCCGTTTTCGAGGATGGCAAGCCAAGACTGGTGAGCAACTCGGTCGGCGATTACCTCACCCCGTCGGTGGTCGGCGTGCTGGAGGATGGCAGCATCGTGGTCGGCGCCGCCGCCAGGGAGCTGCGCGTCACTCGGCCGGAGCGCTGCGCCTCGTGCTTCAAGCGGCTGATGGGGACCGACCAAACGATCGAGCTGCCGGGCCACCGCTTCTCGGCGGTCGACTTGTCGAGCCTCGTCCTCGCGTCGCTCCGCGACGACGCCCAGAAAGAAATCGACGGCCGGGTGACCGACGCGGTGATCACCGTGCCGGCCTACTTCAACGACGCCCAGCGGCGGGCCACCCGCCAGGCGGGCGAGCTGGCCGGGCTGCACGTTCGCCGCGTGGTGAACGAGCCGACCGCCGCCGCCCTGATGTACGGCTTCCACGACCGGCAGGCCGAGAAGACCCTGCTCGTGATCGACCTGGGGGGCGGCACGTTCGACGTGACGCTCATGGAGGTGTTCGAAGGGACGCTCGAGATCATCTCGACCGCCGGCGAGAGCATGCTCGGCGGCGAAGACTTCACCGACCGGCTGGTCGCCGAGTTGCTCAAGACCCAAGGCTTGCGGCTCGAAACGGCCGAACTGCAGCGGCCGCTGCAAGTCGCCCGGCTGCGTCAGCAGTGCGAGGCCGCCAAGCGCGAACTCGCCTCGGCCGAGCAGGCCCGCGTGGCGCTGCCCGACGAGTCGGGACTCGTGGCCGACGACGCCAAAACCGTGCGCATCGACCGGAAGGCGTTCGCCAAAGCGGTTCGGCCGCTGCTCGACCGGCTCGCCGTTTCGATCAACCGCGCGCTGCGCGACGGCCGCCACGAGGCCACGCAGGTCGACGACGTGATCCTCGTCGGCGGCGCCACCCGCATGCCGGCGCTCCGCGACCACGTGGCCCAGTTGCTGGGACACGAGCCGCAGTGCGAGCACGACCCCGACCAGGTCGTCTGCCTCGGCGCCGCCGTGCAGGCGGCTCTCATCGCCGACGACCGGGCGGTCGACGACATGGTGATGACCGACGTCTGCCCGTACACGCTCGGCATCGAAACGGTCAAGGAGCTCGGCGGCCAGGTGCGCGACGGCTACTTCACCCCCATCCTGCACCGCAACACCACGATCCCCGTCTCGCGCGAGGAGCCGTTCGCCACGGTGGCGCCGAACCAGCGCGAGATGCGGATCAAGGTCTTCCAGGGCGACCATCGCAAGGTCGAACAGAACCTGCTGCTAGGCGAGCTGGAGGTGACCGGCATCCCCGCCGGCCCGCCGGGGCAAACGGTCTACATCCGTTTCTCGTACGACCTGAACGGCATCCTCGAGGTCGAGGCCTACCCCGCCGGGTCCGACCAGAAGTTCCGCACGGTGCTCACGCAGCACAGCTCGGACCTGTCGGAAGAGGAGCAGCGTGAGGCGCTCGCACGGCTCCAGGCGCTGAAGTACTACCCACGCGAGGACATGGCCAAGCAGCGGCTGCTGAGGCTCAGCGAGCGGGTCGTCGGCGAGGTGAGTCCCTTCCAGCGCGACGCCCTGGAGCAGGCGATCGACGGGTTCGAGGCGGCGCTCAACAGCTCCGACCGCGAGCTGGTCGAGGGCGCCGAGCAGGCCTTGTTGCAAGTCTTGTCGATGCTGGGCATCGACCCACCGAGCGAAGAGGCCGCCGATGGCTGA